One window from the genome of Alnus glutinosa chromosome 13, dhAlnGlut1.1, whole genome shotgun sequence encodes:
- the LOC133854844 gene encoding protein ROH1A codes for MRATDNQGSFLNRISIRRNQVVSMDGNHEQELEDLELFQKHVADRFSELLSSTSDDDSLLSIAWLRKLLDVFLCCEAEFKAVLLMARDPSQISKPPLDRLVPEFLDRVVKALDVCNAVSQGVESVCHYQKLAEIAVSALEQRPIGDGQVRRAKKALNSLMLTLEDKEGSTHKTAERTWSFGRRGASSNKDRSTAGNFRSLSWTMSKGWSAAKQIQAMSANLVAPRGGESSGLALPVYIMSTIMVFVMWALVAAIPCQERTGLPTHFPVPRQLGWAQSMIVLQDRIAEEWKKKKEKNKLAGLLEETQRLERLGQSLIEFSDSFQFPGDADRLEEVAAQVGELAETCKKMEEGLVPLQQQIREVFHRVVRSRTEVLDVLDQGGKMSAPIM; via the coding sequence ATGCGTGCAACGGACAACCAGGGTTCATTCCTGAACCGAATCAGTATCCGCCGGAACCAGGTGGTGTCCATGGACGGAAACCACGAGCAGGAGCTGGAGGACCTCGAGCTCTTCCAGAAGCATGTCGCCGACCGCTTCTCCGAGCTCCTCTCGTCCACCTCCGACGACGATTCGCTCCTCTCCATCGCCTGGCTCCGGAAGCTACTCGACGTGTTTCTCTGCTGCGAGGCCGAGTTCAAGGCCGTTCTGCTGATGGCTCGCGATCCTTCCCAGATTTCCAAGCCCCCACTGGACCGTCTCGTCCCTGAATTCCTCGACCGCGTTGTGAAGGCGCTGGACGTCTGCAATGCGGTCTCGCAAGGGGTCGAGTCCGTCTGCCACTACCAGAAGCTGGCGGAGATAGCCGTCTCGGCGTTGGAACAGAGGCCGATCGGAGATGGGCAGGTCCGGCGAGCCAAAAAGGCCTTGAATTCTCTGATGTTGACTCTAGAGGACAAAGAGGGTAGCACCCACAAGACGGCGGAGCGAACCTGGTCGTTCGGTCGGCGAGGTGCGTCGTCGAACAAAGACCGATCCACCGCCGGGAATTTCCGGTCCTTGTCGTGGACCATGTCGAAGGGGTGGTCGGCCGCAAAGCAAATCCAGGCCATGTCGGCCAATCTCGTGGCGCCGCGTGGCGGGGAATCGTCCGGTCTGGCTTTACCGGTGTACATAATGAGCACAATCATGGTTTTTGTGATGTGGGCTTTGGTCGCGGCGATACCGTGCCAGGAGAGGACCGGCTTACCGACTCATTTCCCGGTGCCGAGACAACTGGGTTGGGCTCAGTCCATGATCGTTCTGCAAGACAGGATTGCTGAGgagtggaagaagaagaaggagaagaacaAGCTGGCTGGGTTACTGGAGGAGACGCAGAGGTTGGAAAGGTTGGGGCAGTCTCTGATTGAGTTTTCCGACTCGTTTCAGTTCCCGGGCGATGCCGATCGCTTGGAGGAGGTGGCGGCTCAGGTGGGTGAATTGGCTGAGACTTGCAAGAAGATGGAGGAGGGTTTGGTGCCTTTGCAGCAACAGATCAGAGAGGTTTTTCATAGGGTTGTGAGGAGCAGGACAGAGGTTCTCGATGTGCTTGACCAAGGTGGGAAAATGTCTGCTCCCATAATGTAA
- the LOC133854268 gene encoding monodehydroascorbate reductase, chloroplastic/mitochondrial: protein MSSGSRLMAVISNSLQIKHRLSLWCPQSASINRTHRPCLIGLGSVRRRSYVAVSSAFANENREFVIVGGGNAAGYAARTFVEHDMADGRLCIVSKEAFAPYERPALTKAYLFPLDKKPARLPGFHTCVGSGGERQTADWYQEKGIEMFYEDPVTSIDIEKQTLTTNSGKLLKYGSLIISTGCTASRFPEKIGGNLPGVHYVRDVADADLLVSSLERARKVVIVGGGYIGMEVAAAAVGWKLDTTVIFPENHLLQRLFTPSLSRRYEELYQENGVKFLKGASIKNLEAGTDGRVAAVKLEDGSNIEADTVIIGIGAKPAVSPFERVGLNTSVGGIQVDGQFRTSIPGIFAVGDVAAFPLKIYDRIARVEHVDHARRSAQHCVKALLSAQTHTYDYLPYFYSRVFEYEGSPRKIWWQFFGDNVGETIEIGDFDPKIATFWIESGKLKGVLVESGSTEEFQLLPKLVRSQPFVDKAKLQNASSVEEALDIARASLTS from the exons ATGTCCTCAG GTAGTAGATTGATGGCAGTAATATCCAACTCGTTGCAAATAAAGCACAGGCTCTCGCTCTGGTGCCCTCAGTCTGCTTCGATCAATCGAACTCACCGGCCTTGTTTGATCGGATTGGGAAGCGTCCGGAGAAGAAGCTACGTGGCGGTGTCGTCCGCCTTCGCAAACGAGAACCGAGA GTTTGTGATAGTCGGAGGTGGCAATGCGGCTGGCTACGCGGCTCGGACTTTTGTCGAACATGACATGGCCGATGGACGCCTCTGTATTGTGTCTAAGGAG GCGTTTGCACCATATGAGCGGCCGGCTTTGACGAAGGCTTATTTGTTTCCTCTGGACAAAAAGCCAGCACGATTACCT GGATTTCATACCTGTGTTGGATCTGGCGGGGAAAGGCAAACTGCCGATTGGTATCAAGAGAAAGGGATAGAG ATGTTTTATGAAGATCCAGTGACAAGTATTGATATCGAGAAGCAAACATTGACGACAAATTCAGGCAAGCTGCTTAAATATGGATCGCTTATAATATCTACAGGATGCACAGCCTCAAG atttCCAGAGAAAATTGGAGGAAACCTACCTGGTGTTCACTATGTCCGGGATGTAGCAGATGCTGATTTGTTAGTATCGTCATTG GAGAGGGCACGGAAGGTGGTCATAGTTGGTGGTGGCTATATTGGCATGGAGGTTGCTGCTGCAGCTGTTGGTTGGAAACTTGATACAACG GTCATATTTCCAGAGAATCATCTCTTGCAAAGACTATTTACTCCTTCTCTATCCCGGAGATATGAAGAACTGTACCAAGAGAATGGTGTCAAATTCTTAaag GGTGCCTCTATAAAAAACTTAGAAGCTGGTACTGATGGACGTGTGGCTGCTGTCAAACTTGAGGATGGATCTAACATAGAAGCAGATACA GTAATTATTGGTATTGGAGCAAAACCTGCTGTCAGTCCCTTTGAAAGGGTGGGTTTGAACACCAGTGTTGGTGGAATACAG GTTGATGGACAGTTCCGGACAAGTATTCCTGGAATCTTTGCAGTTGGAGACGTAGCAGCTTTCCCGTTAAAG ATTTATGATCGCATAGCACGAGTTGAACATGTGGATCATGCTCGTCGGTCAGCACAGCATTGCGTTAAAGCTTTACTAAGTGCCCAAACTCACAC GTATGATTATCTTCCATATTTTTACTCAAGGGTATTTGAGTATGAAGGTAGCCCAAGAAAAATATGGTGGCAATTTTTTGGGGATAATG ttGGAGAGACTATTGAAATTGGTGATTTTGATCCCAAGATAGCTACTTTCTGGATAGAATCTG GTAAACTGAAAGGTGTTCTTGTTGAAAGTGGGAGTACTGAG gaatttcAACTCCTTCCTAAACTTGTGAGGAGCCAACCTTTTGTTGATAAAGCCAAGCTTCAGAATGCATCTTCCGTTGAGGAGGCACTAGACATTGCTCGGGCATCCTTAACAAGTTGA